From the genome of Burkholderia pyrrocinia:
GCGCGCCTCGATGCGCTTGCCGCGCTTCGTCCGCCGCCCGTCGTGATCCTGTCGAACGACGGCAGCGGCGACGTGTGGAGTGCCGGGCACGACCTGCGCGAACTGGCCGACGACCGCGATCCGCTCGCGTACGACAAGCCGCTCGAACGTGCGCTGCGGCGCGTGCGGACCTATCCGGGCGCGGTGATCGCGGCGGTGGCTGGGTCGGCGTGGGGCGGGGCGGTCGATCTCGTGATGAGTTGCGACCTCGTCGTCGCGGCGCGCGATGCACGCTTCGCGATGACGCCGGCGAACATCGGGCTGCCGTATTCGACGAGCGGCCTGCTGCGCTTCTGCGACAACCTGCCGATCCACGTGCTGAAGGAAATGTTCTTCTGCGCACAGCCGCTCGACGCGGAGCGCGCCGCGCATCACGGGCTCGTGAACCGGCTGGCCGAAGCGGGCGGCGTCGACGAGGCGGCGCTCGACGTCGCGCGCACGATCGCCGCGAAGGCGCCGCTCGCGGTGCACGCCGTGAAGGAGCAGTTGCGCGTGCTGCAGGACGCGCGGCCGTTGCCGGTCGATGCGTTCGAGCGGATTGCCGAACTGCGCCGGCACGCGTGCGAAGGTGCGGATTTCGACGAAGGGCTGCGTGCGTTTGCCGAGCGGCGCGTACCGGTGTTTCGCGGCGTGTAGGCGTTCAGGTGTCCGCGCGGCGCGGCGTTGACGTGCGACGGCGGTAGGCGCTACACGCCGCCTATCGCATGAACGCCGACCAGCAGCAGCGCGCCCACCACGATCAGCAGCAGCGCGTGAATGCGCGAAACCATCACGCACAGCGTCGACGCGACCGCGATCGCGCGCGCGGGCCAGCCGCCGTCGAGCGCCTGCAGCAGTACCCACACCGACGCGACGATCATGCCGGCCGCGACCGGACGTAGCCCGGCTTCGAGCGCGATCTGCCAGCGCGTGCCCTGGTGCCGTCGCCACAGGTGCGCGACGCCGTAGATCAGGAACGCAGTCGGGCCGAACAGCGCGAGTGTCGCGATCACCGCGCCCCAGAAGCCGGCCACCTGCCAGCCGATCAGCGTCGCAAGCAGCGAGCCGGGGCCGGGCGCCATCCGCGCGATCGCGAAGTCGTTCACGAATTGCGTGGCGGTCATCCAGTGATGCACGTCGACGACCTGTCGCTGGATGTCGGCGATGATCGCCTGCCCGCCGCCGATCGTCGCGATCGACAGCGGCGCGAACACGCCGAACAGCGCGGTGTAGCGTTGCGATGCGGTCATGGCTTGTCGCTCCCGGCGGGCGCAGTGGCTGCACGGCGGTATTCGAGCGCGACGCT
Proteins encoded in this window:
- the scpB gene encoding methylmalonyl-CoA decarboxylase — translated: MTDTTKHDMPSNVTVDMIGERIARVRFANPARRHALDAPLLDALVARLDALAALRPPPVVILSNDGSGDVWSAGHDLRELADDRDPLAYDKPLERALRRVRTYPGAVIAAVAGSAWGGAVDLVMSCDLVVAARDARFAMTPANIGLPYSTSGLLRFCDNLPIHVLKEMFFCAQPLDAERAAHHGLVNRLAEAGGVDEAALDVARTIAAKAPLAVHAVKEQLRVLQDARPLPVDAFERIAELRRHACEGADFDEGLRAFAERRVPVFRGV
- a CDS encoding chromate transporter, encoding MTASQRYTALFGVFAPLSIATIGGGQAIIADIQRQVVDVHHWMTATQFVNDFAIARMAPGPGSLLATLIGWQVAGFWGAVIATLALFGPTAFLIYGVAHLWRRHQGTRWQIALEAGLRPVAAGMIVASVWVLLQALDGGWPARAIAVASTLCVMVSRIHALLLIVVGALLLVGVHAIGGV